TATCCAGCAAACGTCAGAAGTTTAGACACGGCAAATCGaaagtttttcatggcaaattatgTTCGTCAAGAATGGCAagtttagttggcaagcatggcaAATCCGTCTCAGTTCAATTTTTTTCCAGGAAATTGCCATGCTTGCAAACTAAATTTGCCATACTCGTGTCAATATAAATTGCCATGTCTAAAAATCTGACATCAGACTTTTAGCATTTTCGAATTTTgagagggaggggggggggtatcAAGGCAAAAAAAACTCACAAGATAAATATTCTTGTCTACCAACAATAGAAATTTAACTGTATCCTTTTTTTGCGAAAAGAAATTTAACTGTATCCATTTTAGAGGGAATGGTTATTACTTTATAGCTCAGCAATTATCACTGTTAAAAATCTCGTCCGATTTAATCAGCCAGTTAACCAATTTATCGGCCGATTAACTGGCCGATTcacctattaatcccctactcgccagtgcagttaccagttaacgatttcctgaACATTGGCATTTATAATGGAGTAAGCTCACAGAATATTTATGCATGTTGGCAAACTGTTCACACGAGAAAGGAACTAACAGAAGTATTTATGCATGTTGTGAAGTTATACATGAGAAAGAAACTAACCTGAATGTCAAACTCTATGTCAAGTGGTAAGGGGCCTTTCATAATAATGTATCTTTGAAAATGTAGCAAGAACTTGTCAAGCTTTCTTTTGGACGAGCCTCTAGTGAAATAGTGGCCACAAGTCTgcagaagtgttatgatcaacctGATCCTGAAGCAATCTTCTGGTGGATCCAACACATCTTGCTGTGCAAGAAAGAAATTAAGAGTGATTGATCATTCTCAGACATATGCTTGCAATAAGTAATATGATAAAAAAGAGGAAATTAAGGTTAATGTCATCAAATTTCTAGGGTGCAAATAGTTATCACACATAAGAAATAATTTAACAGTTCTTTATAATTGACAATTTTAGACTGTGCCGTACATCACATGCAATCACCTTTTGCACTTTGATTTGAGCACTAAATCAACATGGAATTTTGTAAAAATTGATACTACTTTTAGTATTCTAGCACTATTAAAATACAAAATCAAATATAAATGTCTTAGCAAGGAGAGGAGACAAGTTTGCTGtgaatagtttttctcattttttgtaCCCTTAAAAAAGAATGGATTTGAACTTAAAATTTTACACATAGATACACTAATTTGAGAAGTGCATTTAGAAACCTTTGGGGGAAATGATTTTGGTGTCTGAACCAAAAGCAATTACATGAAGGGTAACTGCAGAGGATATGCCGACTTATAGCCAAACCCAATAAATCTAAGTAACACTTCTATTAACATCTAAAATTATTACGACAATCACACAAGTCTTTACATGCCAGCATCTGAACCACATTTCAACGATGATAAGGAATAGCACCGGAAAATGAATTAAGGTTAGCAAAAGTTTCAATCTTACTAAAGGATGTAAGTGCTTACTTCATAAGTCCCATGACCAAACATAATGATAAGGTATAATGTCTCAAATACAACTGAGGAGTCAATATGCTTGTAGCTGTACAGCTCTCCAAGAAATCGCATGTGTGCAAGTCGTCTTTGTTGCATCGCATAGTCATTCAACTCCAACCCAACCCTTATCTCTTCTAAAACCTAAATCAAATTAGATAAATAAATTAACTCAATTGGATGCTAGCTGATTGCACCTTCTCCAAAATAAACTAAATACAGCCATTCTCATAGGTCAATAGGTACTCTAGAAAATAGTTAACTTTGCCTGCCATTGACATGTATGAGTTTGTCACATATATGCTTGTGCAATGAATGTAAATTATATCAACTAGATTTTTCTTTTGGGATCAAAAACATCATTTAAGGCATCAATTATAGGAACTGACCTCATCTACCACTGCAACAGCAAAGTCATCATGATAACGGCTAAGCCCAGCAGTGAGAAGAGCAATCAGGTGAACTTGGCTGTACTTTCCCTTGTGAACCTTTAGAAAGCACTTTACAAGGTATTGCTGGCACTCTACCCAAGGTAGCTTTCGTAACTGGCGAAGAACATGCTCAACACTTGATTTGTCGAGATCTGAGAAAAGCAGCTTCCTTATGTACTGCATAGGAAGAAAAAGAAGCATTGTTCATTATTGCACTCCATAGATACGTGAATTTAAAGGGTCAGAGAAACAGAAATAGTCAGAGAAGAAGTAAAATCTTACTTGATACAAAGGTGGGCGAACTTTTGAAACTCTCGCAGATCTTTCAGGTGGTTTACAAAGGTAGTAGGCATTTTCTACAAGTGTACTGTGGCGCGGATCCAGATTCTTAACATTTTTCAATCGCATCAGTATCTCCAACATGTTAGCCATGCGGATTGTAGTTTCAGGTGAACGATATAAAAAACGTCCGCATGTCTCGAGAAGGTTGCAGGCCACGTCAATATTATGATGACTGAAATCATCTAGGCACGCCTGCAACATTAAACAATAAGCTTTCTCTAAGCAACAGGTGGAAGTGCAAAAAGCCTAGAAATTACTACTCCATGTATAAGACAATACCTTCAAACAACTAAAAACAAGAGCCGCTGGTGCAATTTTGAATTTGCACAATTCTCCAATAAATCTTATATTCTTTATTTTTGTTTCAATGTTGATCTGATCCTGTAAACAGAACAGAGAAGTACATCAGTTTATGTAGGTATCCTGTCCCCCTGGATTTAAACTCCAAGATTCTCCTAATTTAAAGGATGTGGGGAAGGTCCTGGAGATGTTTGATCCATGAATTACTGTTTATAATGATGTTAGTATCTTAGCTTAGATTCTAGACTTACCAATAAATCACAAATATTGTCAGGGATGGATAGACAAATCAGTATGATAGGAAACAAGAACTTAGCAATGAGAAGAAAAAAAAGCAAAGAAACTAATAGTTACTATGATCATACCTTTTTATTTATTAAGAAGTTGAACTCCTCTTCAAGCATGGGGAGAAGCATAGTAGGGACATCTTTCATACATGATGACAATGTGGCAATCATTCGAGAATAATAAGGTAAAAGCTCCAGAGAAGTCCTTGGAACACTGAATAAGGCCCGCACAAGTTTTTTCCGGCTTGCTTTAGAATTCAGGTAGCAAAACTCAACCTGGAGAAACCAAAGTAGCTTGAGAATGATAATGAGCCTCTGTGAAAAGGACAGACAATACAGCAGGAGTAAATACCGTCAATTGATCAATAAGATCACGGCTCACACATCCTGGCAACCTCTGTAGCAGGTTGTCCAAACTTCCACCATCCAAGGCTCTTACTTTCTCTTTATCTTTTTCAGTTTTCCTGTCCAAATCCTTCTCTTTCGATTTTTCTGCCTCTTTTCCCttatccttttctttttcttcactaTCTTTAGCTACATCATCTGCCTTTCCCTCAAGTTGATCTTCAGTGGCAGAAGAAGTCTGAGCATTATCATGCACTTCAGTCTCTTGTTCCGCATTCGACTCCTTCAAAAAGAAGATGCATACAATGATTTACTGCTGAACCCAAAGAAAATAATAATGCTTACCAAAAGAAAATAGAAATTATCTATACACCACTTCAAAAACAAACTATATGTTATTCATACTATCCAGAAGAAATGAGAAGAGGATGTACTCAAAATGTCGGACAATTATCCAAAAAGGAAAAGATCAGTTCTTAACTGCTGATATGTTGCAAACAAGCAATATAATCACAGAATGACATCTGGCATCTAACAATCCAGTTTACACCGCTTCAAAAACAATTCAGTTTATAAAAGAAAGAAAGGTATTATAAAATCTTCTCGGACAGTGCCAAGTGAACTGGCAGAATGAACTGCTTTTAAGGTATCAGAATCTTACACTAGATTGTTCACGGCCCTTAGCATGTTGCTCATTCAACTTCTGTTCAGCCTCTCCCAATAAGACAGCAGGTACAAATGCTCTGCTCAGAAAGTAGACTATGTAGTTTCAGAAGAAGAATCTAGTAAAATAACATAGTTGGCAAGCTAGAGAATTGGCAATAAAATGAAGAGGAACCTTAGATCAGGTAAAGATTCATAAAAAGTCTTGGTATCGTCATCATCCCAGATAGGTTCCAGCACAGATGGTTCTTTTCCCGAAGAGGGGGTGACATCAGTTCCCGTAGTAACCCTTGTTGTGTTCCCATCATCTGGCATCACCGGAGGCTGCAAGTCAATAGCTTCAGCTAACCTGCAAAGGAAAAGGTTGCAGATCCTCATTAATCATACATAAATAGTAAATACATATTCGTATGAAAAAATTGGCATACTATTAGGCAAGCGTTAACAATTATTCATTTCTAACACATCTAAAAGATACAGCTAACTGAACATCTATGGTCTTTTGCAAAGCTGAACATAAAATAGTATTAGCTTTAAATTTGTCGAGATGTGTCCTCATTTGCTTAATACTTGTTTTCAGTTTTTCAGGTCTTTCCTTAGAAGGAAATATGAACTAGGAAGAAAATATTGTTTGAATTTTCATAAAGAACCGATAGTAGACTACAGAATCAAAAGGAAATCTCCGCTGAACTTCTCAGGTACGTATGAGGGAAGCCGACCCTATCAACACAGCTAATGTTGTCTCCTAGTTGCAGTAAGCATGGATGACTCTCGTTTTAGTAAATACAATATTCCCATATAATCATATTATTTTGTTACATTATCAAGGATATAGGGCATGAGAGGTAAGAACCCAGTGGTGGCATAGTATTGCTGGAACAACAAATTCAGCTAGCAAATTACAAGGGTCAGACATGTGCTTATGTGTTCTATAACCATACATCCCTTAGAAAAAGGGCATATGCCACAGTGTTCAACCTACAAATACCAGAACTAGACAAACTGCAAATTATGCTGCTACGAGTGAACACAGAGAGGTTAATAATAGCATTCTCGAATAGATACTCACGAGGATACACCACGTAGTAACTGATCAAAAGACTTTCGGAGCTTCTCATATGAAGCTGTGTTCTCATCACTTAATTCACCTTTGGCACTTAAAACTTTTGCATTCTCTGCCTCCATCAGACGAAGAGACTGGATATAGTGTATGGTTGCGTACATGCATAGAGATATCAGAAGATAGTTAAAGGATAACAAATAGAAAAGTACAAAGTAGTAAACAGAAAGGGCGTAGTAGTTACCGCATTTTCTGATTGTAGTAGTTCAGACACAGCATCATAGTAAGAGTTCAAGGCTTTCTTGAAGAATTTCTTCTGATCAGCAGTAACATTTAAGTCCTTAAAGAACTGCGTCCATCAACATTTTATAGGTAGGTTAGCTCAGTATGGGCACTGAAACATATCAGTCTTCTGACCAATAGGTGGCATATAAGTGCAGGAATGGTGCACTGGTAGACTCCTGAGAATAGTATATAGAACAGCATAGGATGGTGAGAGCAGGCACATTTATCACACTCATACTTTCATGCATGCAGGTCTATCCCATGCTTAGGCTTGTGCACCAATGAATCAATTAAAGTACCTGAAGTTCCCAACCATTTTTCACTTAAGGCAGCCATCTGCTTTTTAAAAGCCTAATCTGTGTTAGCCCACTTTGCCATTAGTTGGAGACTCATCAATTTAAGTGTTCACTGATCATTTTTAAAGGCTGCAAACATCATGTGCAGTTGTGCACTTACTCAAAACAAAACACAAATGTAACTTTGGGCTAAAGGATGTGCCTAGAACTCAGTAAGAGCAGCTAGCTCTACTTATTACAGTTGAAGTCAAATGTCATGATCATTTTTACTGAGACCACTTTATACCTAATAAAATTATTTTGGCACTTCAATCTCTTACCTCATCGTAAGATTCATGACCATGAGACCGTAACCCTATAAATAACCTCCCTTGACGAACAAAGGAAGAGAGAAGAGACAGATTTGTCTGAGTTGCTTCCCGGTCCTTCAAATGCTCCAGTGATGTAAGATCTTTTATAATGTTTACAAAGATACTAGCATCTTCAACTATTCCAACAAAGTACAGTTCAATCAGTAGTTTCAGAGTGCTTCTCTTCTTCATAGCTCTTGAGTTTTTGTCTGTATCCAAATCATCTCCAGATTTACCAGGCAAGAAGACCTTCAGTAAACCTTGTATAAGACAAGGAGAGAAGTCCTTGTATCTTTGATGAAGCAATGAGCAAACCTACATTACATTGCTAGAAGGGTTATAAAACACATAAAGCCGCATAGAAGTGATGTGTTTGGAACTTCACATGTTCATCATCAAATAAACCTCAAATTCTAAAGTGCTGTGATGAAGCCATGTAACAGCAAGATGACAATAAGCCAAAAAAAAACTGAAAACATATGTGTTGAATGAGTGGCTCATGTACTACTGGCCCAGGAGCCCCAGGCCCACACCAGAGTGGTGGCTGACCTAGTTCAGGTCGAGCTCCAGGCAACAGAGAAGAGAGCCGCCAGAACCATCGAGCTACAGTGTGTTGAGCTCCTCATCCGTTCCCCATGGTATCAAAGGACAGGGCGGCAGAGGAGGCAGAGCGATCAGCGGGGCTATTCTGCCACGCGGTGGCGGCGGTGCTggcctcggctgacatggcagagGAGGCACACCCGGCGGAGGTCGCAAGGGAGGACGCGGTGCAGGTGCACGCACTGCAGCAGTGGAAGGAGGCTGTGCACGTCGTTGAGCTCAACGGGCTGATCCAGAGGGTGTTGCGGGAGCTGCCGCCGCGGCTGGCCGTGGAGGTTGAGGCGGCGCGGCTTGGGCGGCACGCGCAGGCCACCGAGGTGGCGACGGCGATGGTGGTGGCCACGGTGCTGGAGCCAGCAACGCCAGGCTGCTAGAGAAGGCACAGCTGCCAGGTGCTGGTGCTGCTGCTGAGGTGGTGCACGCAGCTGGCGCTGCTACTGGGTGCCGGTGCTGCTGTAGGAAGAGGAAGTGGTGTGCGTGGGAGGCGCTGTTGAGGGTGCTGCTGGAACTGCTATTGCTGAAACTgttttgttgctgctgctgctgctgctgctgctgctgcaataGCCGCAGGTGCTCAGGCTGCTGCGTGCGGCTGTTCGAGGAGGAAGGGAGGGGCTAGCTGCGGCGTGTGGCTGCCTGGGAGGAAGATGGCAGGTGATGAGGTCGTGGATATGTTCAATAACTTGGCGGTGGAGGATTCGGTGAGGCCGGATGACGGATGTTCGTGTGAGGTAGAGGTTATCGAGGAGGAGAGGCCTGTCGTGGCTAGCAAGGAAGTTGAGGAAACGGGTAGAGGACCGGCAGCAACTGTTGCTACCGCTGAATACCAAGCAGCACCAAGTTCGGCTCATTTTATCTGTACAAATGAAGGTGACACTGACTCATGTTTCTATAATCAATTCGATCTCCCGGGCCAATCCGAGGACGCCTACGAAAAGGTTGTTTAGATTTACGAAAAGGTTGCTTGAATTTACGAAAAGTTTGCTTGGATTTACGAAAGGGTTGCTTGGATTTATTAAAAGTTTGCTTGGATTTACTAGCCACAATTGATGCTCACAGAACTGATCCGGAGTGGGTTCTAGACTCTGGTGCTTCTAAACATGTTGCAGGTGACTTCAGGGAATTTGAGTCATACGATCAGCTCGCTCCCTCTCAAAGTGACACGATGTGTACTGCTGATGGAACATCGCAGCCTAGTAAGGGTATTGGGACAGTTCAATGTACACCTGCTATTAAGTTATCTTCAGTCCTACATGTGCCAACTTTCCTGGTCAATATGCTGTCTATGAGTGCTCTGATCGACTAGGTGGACTGTAGGATAACACTTGACAGAGGACTGTGCTTGATTCAGGACAGGCTGACTGGAAGGAGGATGGGGACTGGAAAAAGGCGTAGGGGGCTGTCGTTCAGGGACCGTGAGGGGCTTGGTCAGATTGGCAGCTTTGTGTTTGTGGCAATTGTGGAAGAAAAAGAATCCTTGGTGATGAAACATCACTGTAGAATGGGGCATGTATTGTTTGATAAAATGTACAAGTTGTTTCCTGATGTAATGAATGGAGTAGATAAGAACAAGCTGAAATGTAATGTGTGTGAGTTTGGAAAACACACAAGGACGTCTTATGTGAGTAAGGGACTTGGGAGTATATCCCCATTCATGCTTATTCactcggatgtgtggacaagtCATGTGGTGTCGGTTAGTGGTGCAAAGTATTTTGTGACCTTTATTGACTGCCCCTCACGTATGACATGGGTCTATTTGATGCGTCACAAGGATGAAACTTTCCAATTCTTCAAGAATTTCTACGCCCATGTGAAAAATCACTTCAATGTTTAGGTACAAATGTTAATAACTGATAATGGCACCGAGTATGTGAACAAAGTATTTGGGACTTTCTTATCATAGCAAAGGATTTTGCATCAAACCTCGTGTACTCACACTCCTCAAAATGGAGTGGCAGAAAGGAAGAATTGACATATTCTAGAGGTTGCTCGATCGCTGATGTTCACTATGAATGTGCTGAAGTTCTTGTGGAATCAAGCTGTGATGACTGCGACATACCTGACCAATCACACATCATCGAGAGTACTGGGTATGAAGTTACCTCATGAGCTACTACTGGGAAAGAATGATTTCTAGGTTCCTCCCAAGttgttcagttgtctgctttgccaGGGATCACAGGCCATCTGTGGGCAAACTGGATCCACAGGCTGTCAAGTGTAACTTCATTGGGTATTCTTCTGGGCAGCGAGGCAACAAGTGTTGGAGACTTGGAGTCCTGAACGGAGGACATTAAACCCATTAAGCATCGCGTGAAGGGCGGCTAACCAGCTATGCCATGTGGCGCAAGCTGGTTGGCCGCGGTGAAAAAGCTTTTGGGATATTAtttttagatggaggtgaggaatttttttaaatgtttttttctttttagatgaaGATGATGACCCCATACATTTTTTTAAGTGGAGGGCCATACAAAGTGGCACTCGCTGGTAGGCTACATtggtgatttttttttcttttctttttacttcTTTTTCTAGATGAATGTGACGATTTTTTTTAATGTTTTTCTAGATGGAGGCGAGGACtccatgtattttttttaaatgaaaacgTGCGCACAACTTACTCTCAAGCGGCGTCACAGGGTGACGCCCCAGCCACTAGTTTGTGAGCATGGATGTCACCTTCAGGGAATCCGAACCATTTTATGGTGAGAAAACTGGTCTTGGTGGCTTATTCCAATCTTGACCATACCCAGACTGAAGATGGGGAGAGTGACGGTCGCTGTGGTGGTGCCGATCCGGTGTTGCAGCAACTAATTGAGGGTGATATTCTGGTACAGCGAAGCGAGCAGCAGTCTCAGCAATTGATAACACCAGCGAGCTAAGGACCGGTTTGTGATTGATGGGGTGCCCAGCCAGGCAGGCATGCTCCCGCTTGGATCGGTAGTTTGCCGAGGTGGACAGCAGAACAAGAGGAGCAGCTCAAGGTGTATTCGAGAAAGTGAGGTGATGGTGTTGCACATCAGGGAGTAGCAACTAGATCAGCCACAGCTAAAGTGTATTCACGGAGGGGAGGTGATGGTGTTGCACATCATGGGGAGCAACTAGATCAGCCACAGGCGGAACAACAGGGTAGTACTGATGTGATTTCAAGCTCCTCTGATGGGGATCAGGCTGAGCATGAGTCAGTGTCTACAGAAGGGTTAATTGATTTGCCAATTGCTTTGAGATAAGGTATTCGAGCAAAAGCAGGGATACCAGAGGAACGATATGGGTTCGATGCCAGTGATATTGGAAAATGTCTCCTATGAAGCATTATCTCCAGCCTACAAAGTATTTGTTGCTTCTCTTCAGTCTGTGTCAATTCCGACTAAAAATAAGAAGGCAAAGGAGGACTAAAAAATGTGCATGGTCATGGTGGAGGAGCTGGAGGCTTTTTGCAAGAACAAGACATGGGTACTAACACCTCTTCCAACAGGAAAGAAGGTAGTCAGCTGCAAGTGGGTATACATTCTGAAGCAGAATGTAAAAGGAAAGATTGATAGGTACAAAGCAAGGCTTGTGGCGGGGGGTACAGCCAGACCTACggcattgactatgatgag
Above is a window of Triticum aestivum cultivar Chinese Spring chromosome 6B, IWGSC CS RefSeq v2.1, whole genome shotgun sequence DNA encoding:
- the LOC123137553 gene encoding regulator of nonsense transcripts UPF2 isoform X1, with the translated sequence MESSQTENLTDTKQDDDARQSKQEDEEARIEEYKKLMDQKIALRRNNQNPERPDANYLRTLDSSIKRNTTVIKKLKTINDEQKDGLMDELKSVNLSKFVSEAVSYICEAKLRSADIQAAVQVCSLLHQRYKDFSPCLIQGLLKVFLPGKSGDDLDTDKNSRAMKKRSTLKLLIELYFVGIVEDASIFVNIIKDLTSLEHLKDREATQTNLSLLSSFVRQGRLFIGLRSHGHESYDEFFKDLNVTADQKKFFKKALNSYYDAVSELLQSENASLRLMEAENAKVLSAKGELSDENTASYEKLRKSFDQLLRGVSSLAEAIDLQPPVMPDDGNTTRVTTGTDVTPSSGKEPSVLEPIWDDDDTKTFYESLPDLRAFVPAVLLGEAEQKLNEQHAKGREQSSESNAEQETEVHDNAQTSSATEDQLEGKADDVAKDSEEKEKDKGKEAEKSKEKDLDRKTEKDKEKVRALDGGSLDNLLQRLPGCVSRDLIDQLTVEFCYLNSKASRKKLVRALFSVPRTSLELLPYYSRMIATLSSCMKDVPTMLLPMLEEEFNFLINKKDQINIETKIKNIRFIGELCKFKIAPAALVFSCLKACLDDFSHHNIDVACNLLETCGRFLYRSPETTIRMANMLEILMRLKNVKNLDPRHSTLVENAYYLCKPPERSARVSKVRPPLYQYIRKLLFSDLDKSSVEHVLRQLRKLPWVECQQYLVKCFLKVHKGKYSQVHLIALLTAGLSRYHDDFAVAVVDEVLEEIRVGLELNDYAMQQRRLAHMRFLGELYSYKHIDSSVVFETLYLIIMFGHGTYEQDVLDPPEDCFRIRLIITLLQTCGHYFTRGSSKRKLDKFLLHFQRYIIMKGPLPLDIEFDIQDLFAELRPNMTRYSSIDELNSALAELEEHERVASVEKPESERHSDNESQKRQPHDDGRGSANGAEGNGKDHGEGADSESYSDSGSIGGHEDEEDLLSEEKSNDASENEGDDEDDGMPVGSDEDEGVEVRQKVLQVDPKEQEDFDRELKALLQESLESRKSEVRSRSSLNMKVPMNVLEGSKDARAVESESGEETVDEEGGNAGGGSKVRVKVLMKKGHKQQTKQMFVPGDCSLVQSTKQQEAAELEEKQNIKRRILEYNEREEEEMNGGSSQMGNWGQGGSNTGSSIRSGGRGNWDGWIRGGARRHHAAGGFYQGYGRRR
- the LOC123137553 gene encoding regulator of nonsense transcripts UPF2 isoform X2, with product MKKRSTLKLLIELYFVGIVEDASIFVNIIKDLTSLEHLKDREATQTNLSLLSSFVRQGRLFIGLRSHGHESYDEFFKDLNVTADQKKFFKKALNSYYDAVSELLQSENASLRLMEAENAKVLSAKGELSDENTASYEKLRKSFDQLLRGVSSLAEAIDLQPPVMPDDGNTTRVTTGTDVTPSSGKEPSVLEPIWDDDDTKTFYESLPDLRAFVPAVLLGEAEQKLNEQHAKGREQSSESNAEQETEVHDNAQTSSATEDQLEGKADDVAKDSEEKEKDKGKEAEKSKEKDLDRKTEKDKEKVRALDGGSLDNLLQRLPGCVSRDLIDQLTVEFCYLNSKASRKKLVRALFSVPRTSLELLPYYSRMIATLSSCMKDVPTMLLPMLEEEFNFLINKKDQINIETKIKNIRFIGELCKFKIAPAALVFSCLKACLDDFSHHNIDVACNLLETCGRFLYRSPETTIRMANMLEILMRLKNVKNLDPRHSTLVENAYYLCKPPERSARVSKVRPPLYQYIRKLLFSDLDKSSVEHVLRQLRKLPWVECQQYLVKCFLKVHKGKYSQVHLIALLTAGLSRYHDDFAVAVVDEVLEEIRVGLELNDYAMQQRRLAHMRFLGELYSYKHIDSSVVFETLYLIIMFGHGTYEQDVLDPPEDCFRIRLIITLLQTCGHYFTRGSSKRKLDKFLLHFQRYIIMKGPLPLDIEFDIQDLFAELRPNMTRYSSIDELNSALAELEEHERVASVEKPESERHSDNESQKRQPHDDGRGSANGAEGNGKDHGEGADSESYSDSGSIGGHEDEEDLLSEEKSNDASENEGDDEDDGMPVGSDEDEGVEVRQKVLQVDPKEQEDFDRELKALLQESLESRKSEVRSRSSLNMKVPMNVLEGSKDARAVESESGEETVDEEGGNAGGGSKVRVKVLMKKGHKQQTKQMFVPGDCSLVQSTKQQEAAELEEKQNIKRRILEYNEREEEEMNGGSSQMGNWGQGGSNTGSSIRSGGRGNWDGWIRGGARRHHAAGGFYQGYGRRR